TGATCTCCTTATCTATTTTATAAAAAATCTCTGCTTGATTATATTTATCCCAATTTTGAATTAATGTAGGAAATCGGTTGATTCTATACATTTTATTCGTATATTGAATATCAAATTTATCCCACTTATCAACAAATAGAACATCTTTATCCCAATCATCAGGTCGTTCACAACCCTGTTTTAGATAATCCATGTCGATGGCATAATGTGAAATGTAGTCTTGGAACGTTACAAAACTCTTACTGTCCAACAATTTTCCCCTCTTTCGTCAAAGAAGCAAGCCCTTTACCAGAAAGGCAAAGGGCCCATTAAGACCTTTTGGATAGGATTTACAAGACGGACGATCACCAAAGCTAAGACTTTTTCATGGCAAGGATCGGGTAGAGATTTTCGTACCTTCATAAAAAAGCGCCCGTTAAATTGAAAAATTAAGACTTCGATTGGGTTTCCCATTCTTTGAAGTAATTCATTAGTTCTTGATGAAATACCCTATTTGTATTCATGATTTCGCAACCTCTATCGTCATAAAGATGGAAAATACAATTTGTATTGATGTTTACTAAGAATACATCAGGCGCATAAAGACTACCTTTTTTTCTTAAACGAGGCTGTAATCCATAAAAATCTTCATGAATCAATGTTTTTAATAACCACTCTAATTTTAAGTCAGATACTTTACAGAACAATTCCATCTGCTGCACAAACTCATTATCTCCATCAACCTGCCAATAACATTCATGAAGACGTAATGAATATTTTAGCTTTTGATTTTTTACATAACGTTTAAAAAAGTTCGGATATACTGTTTTTTTTGTTCCATTCGGATATGAGTTCACAACAACAATGACATCATCCTTTTATTGAAATAACAAGGAAATAATTTCAGAAACTTGCTCATACACCCTATAAAACATATCCATATTAAGTTGACCATTGTCATCAATTTGATATATACCATCGCCTACTTCAACATGGATTCCTAGTCCCCAAAGATGATAAAAATCAGGCATTAACTTTAAATTATTATAATGCTCTTCCATAAATTTTTTTAATTCCATATATACCACCTTAATTATTGATTACTGCCCTTTTTGATTCTATACATTTTATTCGTATATTGAATATCAAATTTATCCCACTTATCAACAAAAAAGAGCATCCGTATCCCAATATTCAGGTTCATCACAACCCTTTTTTAGATAATCCATGTCGATGGCATAATGTGAAATGTAGTCTGGAACGTTACAAAACGCTTACTTTCCAACAATTTTCCCCTCTTTCGTCAAAGAAGCAATTCTCTCTCCTTTTCTATCATTCAATTTCCATACATCTCCTTTATGTCCTATTTTATCGCCTCCAGTTCCTCTAGTTTTTTCAATAGTCCAACCTGTTTTTTGATGCTTATAAGTACCTCTTTCTACTTTTACTTTATCAGTAAATTTATCTAAATCTACGGAGTAATCGTCATTTTTCTTTTTTAATTTTTTAGGAATTGCATCAGTTTAGCACCTCGATTTCTTTCTTTGTACTTAAATAAACATCCCTATTTTTTTCCTTTGTTTATCCAACTCTTCCCCTACAAAAAGGCCAGCTGTAACAGCAGCAACACCACCCACTACATATGCAGCGATTTCAGTAGCTCCCCAAGCTAATGGAATTAGAAAGACCACTCTTTTTTGTCGTCCATTACTCTCTTTTTGTAATTGGGACATTACCTCGCCAAACGTCATGGGGATTTCTCCATGACTTTTTTTGTCCTAAAAAGCAACAGTATGCTTCCTTTACTGGATGGTGAAGGAGGGGGTGCAATGAGAGGCTTTCGTATTAGTTATATTCGTTTGCTAGTTATCACGCTGTTGGCAATTGCATGTGGTTTCCTAATTAAAGTAAAAATGTTTTCAAATAATAGAAATCGAGCATCAGAACAGTTGCGAAAAGGAGAGCGTGTACATATATGATAAAAAAACGTGAATTAATCAATAAATTTTTATTGTTATTTACATAATTATACATTTTGGGTATTATTATTTAGATGTGTTAAGTACTGGTGTGATTTTTGATATGACATTTAAGCAATAACATAGTTCTGGAAGAAGTATATAAATAGGTAAAGGCAGGGGTATAAATGGAAGGAAACAAAACTTTGGTTTATACAACTTTGGGTGACTTGATTAAAGAGAAACGTGAAGAATTTGGATTAAGCATTTCAGAACTAGGTAGATTAACAAATATTAATAAGAGCGTAATTTCAAAGTTGGAAAGCGGGGAAACCAAACGACCCGAATTAAAAACAATCAGGTCTATAACAGAAGTTTTGAAACTGCCTTATAAAGACATTGTTGAACAGTACGCTAAGATAGAAAAACGTGTTGAGGTTTTACTTGATCTCATAATCGAAGCGATTGAAATCTCTCAATTTCAATTAATCCCACATGTGGCTCAAAAAATTCTTGAGTCTCCTTATGAAGAGACATATAAAGCTTTAGAACGTCTCTATGATCTTACTGCCAAGATCAAGAATAATAATGAAGTAAAGGTGTTACTTTACTGTGTTATTATTAAATATGCTAGACAACATGGAGTGCCAATGTATATAGCTAAAGGACTATTTCAACAATACATAATTGAGAGAGAAGACTTAAAAGGACTTGAAAAAACATTTCAAATCGGAGAAGAAATTTTACACTACGTTGGTTTTTTATCCGATGAGGAACAAACTATTTTTTATTATCGAATGGCACTTCATGCACATAATATTAAAAAGTACGAAAAATGTATTGAATTTGGTCAAACAGGCATGAAAATGGATTTAACAACAAACAGTCTTAAAGAGAATGTAGCATTAGCAATGTGTAACTCTTACGCAATTCTTGAAGACTACGAAAGTTTTAATGCACATTTAGATGAATGTGAAAAAAAAGGCTATAGTTTTATAATTGAATGCATAAAATATTACAGAGCTATCATTCTTTTTAAAACAGGACAAAATCATAAAGCAATTCCATTGCTTAAAGAATGTGTGGAAGAAGTTGAAGGTAACAGACGTTTGCACCGATTAAATATGCTTTTAGAAGCTTTGTTTGAGATAAAAAATTCTCAATTGATTGGGGAACTGATAAAGTCTCAAGAAAAGCACTTTCCACTGCATGTAGTCACACCTTATCAGCATGCTCAATTAGGTAAGTATTATAGATATAAAGGTACTTATCTTATTGAAAATGGGCAGTTTGATACTGGCATAGAATCTTATCTAAAAAGCATATCCTTCTATGCTACGATTGGATCATATCAAGACATTATTGAATGTTCTAAGGATATTTTTTATTACCATGTTTTATTCAGAAAAAAAACTAAAATTGAAATTGCGGAAAAATTAAATGAATTGTATAGTACTGTTACAGTAGAAGAAAGGGGAGGGGTTTTATGAAAAAACTTGTAATAACCTCTGTAATCTTTTCCAGTATTCTTTCGTCACTTGTATTTATTAATATGGAGAATCGTTCAGAAAAGGAATATGCTTCTAGCCAACGTATTCAAGTTTTCTTTGAAGACCCTGGTCATTAATCATTTGAAGTTTCTCCAAGGGGTACCACACTTTTTACAGAGTGGTACCCTTTTTATTTATAGTAGTGTGCGAATTATGTAATAATTTGTCTAATGTTTCTTGTTTACAAAAAATATAATTTAAAGAAACTATTGGTAAAATTCGAATATCAAAGTTGATGGGAGGTGCTTTTATTAGTGTTTAAAGAACTAATTAGGGACATATTTTTTTGCTTATTTGAAGAAATAATGTCCCTACCACCTTAAGAAACTTTTCTATTTCTACTAATCAATATTGGTAGAGGAATTGACTTAACTATTTTCCAATGTCGGGGAAGGATGAGAATTGTGCCTATTAATAAGAAATTAGCAACAAAACTATTATTGACAACATCACTTTCGAGTCTATTAATAATTCCGCCAGTATTTGCAGAAGGAACTGGAGATAACCAAACACCTACTGAGGATATTAAAACACAGGAGCAGATCGATGCTCTTCAAGAAAAGGAAGAAGCTCTGGATAGTTTTCTTCGAGATAAGTATGAAGAAATCAGTCGTGAAGAAATCTACGAACTATCAAATTCAGAAATCCAACGAATATTTAAAGAGGATGAGAAAATAAGGGGTACTATTGGCGTTAAAGTATTTGAACAAGAAACTAACTACTGGTGCGGTCCTGCTACGGTTAAACAAGTTCTTCATTATATCAATGGAAATTCAAAGAGTCAGAAGTCTTATGCAAAAGAGCTTGGGACTACAACTGACGGCACAGACTTTTCGGTAATTGATAACGTTCTTAATGACAATCAAAATAAAAATAAGTATGTTTACACTACTCATGATTCCGATCAAAAATATAAGTTTTTGGATAAGATTGAATATGGAGTAGAGCATGATTATCCCGTAGTAATTGATCTTTCTATTAAGCCGGAGTATATGCCAATCTATAAAAAGGCTGTAAAAGGGCATATATTAAATGCCTCTGGATATGATTGGAGAGACTGGGAGTTGAGATTGACTGACCCTTTTGACCAAGGGGGGAGAGGTGTAACACTAGGTAATACATGGCATCCTGCTGATGGTGTTTGGAAAGCAAATCAGAATCATTTTAGAAGTGCAGTCATTTGGTAATAAACATCCTTGGGGCATATTAGCCTCAAGGATTTAAACTTATTTAACAGAGGTGAAAGATGAATAAATTTATTAAAATATGCCTACTGTTGACCTTAATGTTGGTTTCTGCTTGTAGTGAACCTAGTATCAATACAAAAGACACTATATTACAGAAGCAATCACCAGTATCATCCCCAGAAAACAAGTTTGAGTTAATGCAGAAATCTGACGTGATGTTCTCAGATGATAAAGCTACTCTTTCTTCACGAGAAAATGATAAGTTGAATGTCCCTTTTAAAATTAGAACTTATGATTTAAGAAGAGACACGGTTGAAGGTGTTTCAGTTGCCCCAGAATATGTTAACGAAGAAATAATTGCTTTTGACACATTAGATGCAAAAGAGGAATATTCTTTTGTAGGAACTTATAATAAGAAAAGTAAGGCTTATAAAAAAATTTATGTAGCCCCAAAAGGAAGGATTACTAATTCCCTAACTGGTATTAATAAATCATTATATTGGGTCGAATATGATAGTGACTTAAATAATGAACTTCATTGGAGCATAATTGCATATAATTTGTCAAACGCAACTAAAAAAACAATAAAATCAGGGGTAACTAAGAATGAAATAGACCCTCCTATTCTGGGAATATCAAATGGGAACATAACTTGGATAGAGTATGATTTTCCGAACAAAAAAGTTATAAGTAAAGTGGTTTCCTATAGTCCAACAACAGGAAATGAAAAGGTTATTGCAACAGTTGAATTAGATGAATCAAATGGAAGAAATGGAGTATTCTTTTCTTCAATGAATGCTGTAGATGAAGGGTTTATTGTACATCAATCAATTTTTGATAAGAACAATAGCACAAAAAAATACCGAATTTCTTTTTACCCTAACCAAAATAATACTCACCCTTTGCATTTGCTAGAGAAGAACAGGGTTATTGATTATACAGTAGGGGGAAATTGGTTTGTCTGGACAGAAGAAGGTGCGGTATTTATTGCTTCCTTGAAAGATGGTAAAGTTAAGTACAGGTTCGATGGATATAGTAAAAAATTAACAAATGATACACCTATAATTAAAGAGAATTTTCTTTTCTATAGATATGCAATAAATCAAATTTTCGTGGTTGATTTAAACACTGGTCAACGAATGCCTATTTCTGCTAATCAGACTCTTACAAGTAAGTTGTATAAATCGGGCAGATTTATTTCTTTCGCTCTTGATGACGATGAAAAAAATAAAGACGTGATAAAAATGTATGTTCTTGAGTGATATTTTTTGTTATAGCCGAGACATCTCTATCTTTACCGGAACGAGATGTTTTCGGCTTTTTTGTATTTAATTTGATTAGGTTATTAAATTATTTTGTAAAAAAATGTAGAACGTTTCTTATTTGTAAGTTTTAGTTAATTTAGAAACTGTAAGTAGAATTAACAATGTGCAATGAGAGGAGAAGTAAAAGGAGGAATGAATGTGTGTTCTTTTAATAAAGCAAATAGTGATACTCTAGAGGTTGGAAAGGAATTAAGACCATCCCAACCGCCTTGAATAACAGGTAGGGTTACTCAAGTTGATATTGCCAATCTATCATTGAAAGATGAAGTACAAATTCATCAATTGGACAGTAATTTATTGAACTCTACAGAAGTTCTTCGGCAAAAATTAATAAAATTGTATTGTAAGGAAGGTTCGTTTTCAAATGAAAGGGTAGTGAAAATGAGTCAAGAACTAGATGAGTATATCGTCAAAGCTCAAAGGGATTGGAAGATTAACGGGTGTAGAGCTAGATGAAACTTTTTCTAGTTGTTCCTTGTTCGATTAACCTTTCTGTATTTTAAGGAGTATAAATGTCACTAAGATGGAGTGACCAACATCAAGATATAGGTTTTAAAAAATTGAAAAAATAATTGTTAATATTAGGAGCGATACCAACAGTTCCAATCAAAATGATAGTATTTAGCACAAGAAGATTAAAAAATGACTTTGCCTGATTTCTAACCCAGGCAAAGTCATAAAAAACCAAATAGTGTCCCAGCTAAAATCTCTATCTACCGTGGTTCTTATTCAAGAAATCACGTTTCCCAACTCTCGGATTGTTTGTGTACTACATTTACATGATCCACTAATGGGTCAGTATTCTTATTTGTTACAGGAGTTATGACCACTTGAAGCTGATACTCATTATTTAATGGGTAAGTAAAGATCTGTTCTTTATTTCTATTAAAGTATCCTTTTAATTTTTCGCCCAAGGCTGTTTTGACCTCCGATAGGTGAATGTCTTGCAAGTGAAGATTAAAGCTTCGGATTTCAATCAGTAGACCTTTAGAATCATATCCTGCGACAGTACCTTGCTTACGATAGACCGCATAGGTAGTTTTATACGGAGTGTCCATTTTATCAGCTTTACCCCAGCGTTGCTCTATTTGCTCCTTAGTGGTTTGGCCCACTCTAAAGTCTTCTACTAACAGTCCTTGAGAAGCAGATTCATTTATTCTTTGTAAGAAATCAATATTATCTCCAAGCATGGGGTTTTTCCGTCCGTCTGGATAAACGACACTTACATGTTCAATTTGTAGAGATACATCATGATTCCCAACAGAAGGATCAGTTGTGTTCGAACTATTAGTAATGCTGATAGGAGTAAAATAAAATACTAATTGATAATCCTCACCGGCAGAATAGCTGTATTTCAGTTGATCCGTGTATTGTTGCACAAATTGGGGCTTCCCAAGAACCTGTTCCACTTGTTCTTTATTTAGAGCGGTCAGCCGAGAGTCGGTTGAAATAATTTCTACTAGCTGCTCCCCTTTATTGTAAGCAAACGCTAATGACTTCTCAGGGTAATTAGCAGTAGGCAGACCAAATCGTACCTGATCCTGCCCTTTTGATTCACCCCACACTTTTTTTATGTCGTCCGCAAGGGATGTTTTTACAGCAATATCTGCATTTATAACCTTACCGCTTTTAGCTCTCTCCATTACGCTTAATAAAAGCTTGCTTTGCGCAGGAGTCACTGTTTGGCTATTTTTCCCCACACTTTTCTTGCTATCATGGAAAGAGTTGAGTGAATCAGTACTGCGAGACTCCTTATAATGACTTGGAGTAGCAGATACCAGAGCTTTGTTTGGATTGGTTAGCTGATTCTGTTGCACCCACGAATTTCCTAACCAGAAGGTGGCTAGAACTAATGAACTGCACACAATTCCCTTACTGATCCAAGTAAAATAAGTAGATAGATCACTTCTGTGCAAATCTTTTTTCTCTTCTCTTAATAAATGAGCCAGCATGTGTTGCTTGCTTTCAGCATCCAGTTTGTGATCTGGGAGTGTTTGCAGATGCTTTAACGTTTGATTCGATTGTTCATCTAGGTTTGTAAATTTATTAGATGACACGATTAATCACCCCATCTACATCAGTTTCTTTGCCCAGGCTTCTCTGTAAAGTTTTTAAAGCACGATGCAAGGTTGTATTTACTTTGCTTTCGCTCCATTGCAGGATTTCTGCGGTCTCACTCGGGGACAATCCTTTTATTCCGCGTAGGATCACAACCTCCCGATAGGATGGTTTTAATCGCTGCACAGCGGCATAGAGCATTTGATTTTCTTCCTGTTTGCCTACAATCTCTTCAGGTGTTTCGTCAGTTGATTTTATTTGTTTTAACCAGGTATCTGGTAGCCAACTCATATAGCGCTTCTTTCGTTCATGATCAATTGCTGTATTGCGTGCAATTGAAAAAAGCCAGGTTTTAGGTTGAGCTTTTCCTTCGTATTTTTCATAACCTCTCATAGCCTTCATGAAAACTTCCTGCACCAAATCTTCTACATCGCGGTTACGCGTATAGTAAACTAAAAATTTATATATATCGTCACTATAACGAACAAACCACTCCTCAATGTGTTCGCGCCTAGTCAATTTGTGTGACACCTCTTTTTAAAGAATTACCCTCTGATAGTCTTGGAGTATATATAAAAAACAAGTCAGCTTCATCCTTACTAGCATGATTTGAAGCTCCAAAAAGCTGGGTAAGGAAATAGACGAGACGATGATAGCTTTCTTACACTTTTTTTGCGTTTCATATCATTTATTTTCTTATAAGTAGACAGCAAATGGGTATCCAGATTTTACATATAGGAAGAAATGCAACTTTTTGGGGGGATAGGGAGTCAATATTAGTAGCGAGTTAATTCAAAAAGTTTTTAACTTAGAGGGTTTGGTACAAGGTAAAATTGGTGTACACTGATTAACAAAGGATCAGTTACCATAAAAGAATGCACTAGTTCGTTTACCGAAGTACTAATGATTCGCTACAAAACATTTTCCGGTAAGTAGTAATGTGACCGTTATCTCCTACGTACGGTAAAATTAGAATTGGTACGTAATGTATAGCAGGAAAGGTATAGCATAATTAAGGAATTAATAACTAGATGTAAAAAGTTCTAGTTATTTCAAAAATTTTGTTCACCTTTTTCCTGATATTCTGTTAACATAAGGATTATACAATATGTTTTAATGTGTCAACAGGAGATAACTGAATATTTCTATTTCCGATGAAGTGAGGGTTGCACATGACCACTATGAGTCACACCTCTTTCCAAGATTGTGCCCGGCGTTGGCGTGAAGTCGAGAACGAATTATCGATTGTTGTTCCTAAATCTTTACGGTCAGATACTTCCGCGTTATTGTTTTTGGAGGGCGTAGCAGCAACACCTATGTTGGATAAAGATGAAGAAATGCAATATTTGATTCAGTATCAGCGTGATGGTGATTTAGAAGCTCGCGAGGTTCTAGTACGTGCTTATCTTCGTTATGTCGTTAACACTGCACTTCGTCATTTAAAAAAGGGAATGCCGTTCCTTGATCTCATTCAAGAAGGAACAATTGGGTTATTTACTGCAATAGAAAAATTTGATATTACAAGAGGCGTCCGTTTATATCACTACTCGCATTGGTGGATTTCACAAGCCATCACACGTGCTATCAGTGACAAAGGCCGTCTTATTCGTATACCTGTACACATGCATGAGCAAATACGTCTCTATCAAAAGAAAGTAATGCAATTAGCTCATTTGCTGAACCGCAATCCCGAACGACATGAGATTGCAAACTATTTAAATATTCCCTTGGAAAAAATGGATACCATCGAGTATGCTCTTCGCATTAAAATGGAATCAATTGACGAGCAGCCCGTCGTACTCCACATGGAAGATGACGAAGAATTGCTAAGCTACGCCGAAATTGTTGATGACAAAGAAAACTCATTAGAAGACTGGATTGAACGAGTTGATCTAAGAGACCGAGTCTTTGATGCTTTATCCGTATTAAGTCCACGTTCGCAAGAAATCATTGCGATGCGTTATGGACTGTATGATGATCAGGTTTATACGTTAGAGGAAGTAGGCAAGATGTTTGGTCTTACTCGCGAGCGTATACGTCAAATTGAAGCGACTACGATTGAGAGATTGCGCAAACAGAAGTGTTCACGCAATTTGATGGAGTACCTTTCCTAAGGTATGTAAAAAGAAGATCATTCATTCATTGTCCCCATAATTGGAGGTCAAAGGAGCTACATGCTAAGAAGCATGATCATGCTCCTTTTTATTGTCTATTTTTCTTATGTCTGTGTAACTCTTCCTACATTTAAAATAAACTGAAGATTCTATATAATTAACATGATTACCATAGAGGTTTGTCTAATAATAGGAAGGCCTTATACTATTCATATGAGGAAAGTAAATAAGTGAGTAGGCAGTAACCATTTTTTACTTGGAAAGCGGGAAAACTACACTTTAAAAAGGAATCTCCACTTCTGAAAACTTATTTTTGTCAAGTAGCTATGGTAAAATAACTATAAGGGAGTGATAAAGATGAGTGACCACCAATTGTGCCCAAAGCTTGAGACTGCTTTTGAATTGTTGGGGAAACGCTGGACGGGATTAATTATTTGTGTGTTGATGACAGGGCCTAAGCGCTTTAAAGATATATCTGAAGTCATACCTGGTATGAGTGATAGGATGTTGGCGGAAAGATTTAAGGAGTTAGAACTTGCTGGTGTTTTGACGCGGAATGTCTATCCTGAAACCCCTGTACGTATTGAATACGAGTTAACAGATAAAGGCAGAGGGTTAAAAACCGTCA
This is a stretch of genomic DNA from Brevibacillus laterosporus DSM 25. It encodes these proteins:
- a CDS encoding DUF3885 domain-containing protein, with amino-acid sequence MVVVNSYPNGTKKTVYPNFFKRYVKNQKLKYSLRLHECYWQVDGDNEFVQQMELFCKVSDLKLEWLLKTLIHEDFYGLQPRLRKKGSLYAPDVFLVNINTNCIFHLYDDRGCEIMNTNRVFHQELMNYFKEWETQSKS
- a CDS encoding helix-turn-helix domain-containing protein, with amino-acid sequence MEGNKTLVYTTLGDLIKEKREEFGLSISELGRLTNINKSVISKLESGETKRPELKTIRSITEVLKLPYKDIVEQYAKIEKRVEVLLDLIIEAIEISQFQLIPHVAQKILESPYEETYKALERLYDLTAKIKNNNEVKVLLYCVIIKYARQHGVPMYIAKGLFQQYIIEREDLKGLEKTFQIGEEILHYVGFLSDEEQTIFYYRMALHAHNIKKYEKCIEFGQTGMKMDLTTNSLKENVALAMCNSYAILEDYESFNAHLDECEKKGYSFIIECIKYYRAIILFKTGQNHKAIPLLKECVEEVEGNRRLHRLNMLLEALFEIKNSQLIGELIKSQEKHFPLHVVTPYQHAQLGKYYRYKGTYLIENGQFDTGIESYLKSISFYATIGSYQDIIECSKDIFYYHVLFRKKTKIEIAEKLNELYSTVTVEERGGVL
- a CDS encoding C39 family peptidase; this encodes MRIVPINKKLATKLLLTTSLSSLLIIPPVFAEGTGDNQTPTEDIKTQEQIDALQEKEEALDSFLRDKYEEISREEIYELSNSEIQRIFKEDEKIRGTIGVKVFEQETNYWCGPATVKQVLHYINGNSKSQKSYAKELGTTTDGTDFSVIDNVLNDNQNKNKYVYTTHDSDQKYKFLDKIEYGVEHDYPVVIDLSIKPEYMPIYKKAVKGHILNASGYDWRDWELRLTDPFDQGGRGVTLGNTWHPADGVWKANQNHFRSAVIW
- a CDS encoding aspartyl-phosphate phosphatase Spo0E family protein, which produces MYCKEGSFSNERVVKMSQELDEYIVKAQRDWKINGCRAR
- a CDS encoding YjgB family protein; this translates as MSSNKFTNLDEQSNQTLKHLQTLPDHKLDAESKQHMLAHLLREEKKDLHRSDLSTYFTWISKGIVCSSLVLATFWLGNSWVQQNQLTNPNKALVSATPSHYKESRSTDSLNSFHDSKKSVGKNSQTVTPAQSKLLLSVMERAKSGKVINADIAVKTSLADDIKKVWGESKGQDQVRFGLPTANYPEKSLAFAYNKGEQLVEIISTDSRLTALNKEQVEQVLGKPQFVQQYTDQLKYSYSAGEDYQLVFYFTPISITNSSNTTDPSVGNHDVSLQIEHVSVVYPDGRKNPMLGDNIDFLQRINESASQGLLVEDFRVGQTTKEQIEQRWGKADKMDTPYKTTYAVYRKQGTVAGYDSKGLLIEIRSFNLHLQDIHLSEVKTALGEKLKGYFNRNKEQIFTYPLNNEYQLQVVITPVTNKNTDPLVDHVNVVHKQSESWET
- a CDS encoding RNA polymerase sigma factor translates to MTRREHIEEWFVRYSDDIYKFLVYYTRNRDVEDLVQEVFMKAMRGYEKYEGKAQPKTWLFSIARNTAIDHERKKRYMSWLPDTWLKQIKSTDETPEEIVGKQEENQMLYAAVQRLKPSYREVVILRGIKGLSPSETAEILQWSESKVNTTLHRALKTLQRSLGKETDVDGVINRVI
- a CDS encoding sigma-70 family RNA polymerase sigma factor → MTTMSHTSFQDCARRWREVENELSIVVPKSLRSDTSALLFLEGVAATPMLDKDEEMQYLIQYQRDGDLEAREVLVRAYLRYVVNTALRHLKKGMPFLDLIQEGTIGLFTAIEKFDITRGVRLYHYSHWWISQAITRAISDKGRLIRIPVHMHEQIRLYQKKVMQLAHLLNRNPERHEIANYLNIPLEKMDTIEYALRIKMESIDEQPVVLHMEDDEELLSYAEIVDDKENSLEDWIERVDLRDRVFDALSVLSPRSQEIIAMRYGLYDDQVYTLEEVGKMFGLTRERIRQIEATTIERLRKQKCSRNLMEYLS
- a CDS encoding winged helix-turn-helix transcriptional regulator; amino-acid sequence: MSDHQLCPKLETAFELLGKRWTGLIICVLMTGPKRFKDISEVIPGMSDRMLAERFKELELAGVLTRNVYPETPVRIEYELTDKGRGLKTVMDAVQTWAESWVHSK